A segment of the Arachis hypogaea cultivar Tifrunner chromosome 5, arahy.Tifrunner.gnm2.J5K5, whole genome shotgun sequence genome:
ttacatatggatactgatgtgagataatgtatttagtgattgtataAGCCTTAGGTGATGTTGATTATCCTGGATGAATGTAATTGTATGTTGAACggattattatttggttttgatgaatggattgttgtgtggttttgtgaaacgaGATGCGTTTGAAGTTggttcttttaaagctttgaaatcgGGTTTAATCCGTTGtgaattgatttgatttgagttgaTTTTCTGGATAATGTGGAAAGTAGAacacacttttgaattcagcctggtttactttaattgacttggttttggacaaatgatttgttactgagccgtttctttaaagctttggaaataaGTTAAAACGGttaatattgagttgattttgaaatggtttccctgagatatgccactgaggcgactgttggatttagcttgcttttgaattaatttctagttttgagctgttgaaaaggaatgagaaacggtttagttgggacccgaaccgggtggcaaaagtccaagttttaggagaggtgctgccgaaatttctacaaaatcctagtcttgtttgaaaagtcatttaaaaagggttggatttgagaaactgtattatttgatttattaagagaatatttatgttttcaagcttaatttatttaatgaacttcatgcgttgagttcggcttatttagcaatgaactatttttaccatttgaatcactaaaggaaagaatgatgctctaatattgatttcaatataaaaaggagcttttagtgattttaaagaaatctagacttttgattgagtaattaagtttgaggcaatttggaagagttagaaaaatgggttccaaaaagaaacttgaaagtggtttgattcaaataaacCGGTTccatttcaaatgagttgatttttggaccgggttggaacttgtgatttggTATGGCCGGTTTTACAGTAAATTCAGTtatatttacttgaaccgagaatctatgattttaagggtttcaatgaattttaaggaattgatataggttgaccttccctaaagacttgggactctgccgagaaacttttgttataaaatcccattgttggatgggtgattttgaatgctttgaaataaatccttaacttgccatggtttggaagtttggaaagagaatgccgagagtggctctgttttaaaaggggaactcactttgagtaaatttggcttatgagcctgagatgatttgagaaacgagatttttaaagccaaggctgaaaagagttgaaacttgatttcaaagtgaaatgaatagagaaaatgatttatggcttaaatgccgatttcatgactttgatgattttgaatgtggaagtgctgttttgttgtgagccagaatggctgtgtatgattatgaatattggctggttctggattgaaccgtgagccagaatggctgtgtatgctatgaacattagctggttctggactgaaccgtgagccggatggctgagatggatgttgatccacggatgagaatgaatgcatgtatatgctgaattattgataattgtgatttgcacttccactatctgagatacgagtttccctgggtagtagcagtggctagccaccacgtgctccaggttgagacttgatactctgttgaccctatgtcgtaagtgtggccgggcactgtgaaagtcccgaatgagctcgcccccgaaatattcaccagtgagggtgatggatatggatcatgtttatgatcaagtttatgatgagtataactcgatttggggatgcacgacagagggacagtccaatggttagctaccaggacttgtcgggttggctctataaccgacagatgatatcatcagccactagggacaggcatgcatcatatgcatctatgtgacattgtttgggtatgcatattgtacttggtttgcctatgtgattaactgctaattgttctacttgcaataactgtttgtttgtgtttgcatCTTCCTACTTGCGTTTGCATCtggaactctgttggattgtggtggattggttgtggttggattgtttgggcttagggccgtggttgaatgagatggaccgatggttgatttcagttttgtggttctggtttggaataagatatgaaaggttattttggttcagtatagataaacctttttgaaatgctttgatgttttgagaattgaacagttcctctttcagaaaagatttctgactttacttttattataaactgttgtttttgaaaagaggcataagatggttattaatcactggtacgatttatcttcatgtatcctattacagtaattccccaAAAAaaacctctactgagaaccctttcgaggatgatgttctcaccccttacatttttcccctttcaggatatgggcgcagaagttacgaagaatttACCTAGttattgttgtgatgctctgtatggccttagttattatttattgtaccctcgcctttatcttgatatattctataAGAGGGATAAGAATTGTACTGgataatgtttgtaatattatttatatatatgtatgtatatatatatggatgtactctttatgagtttctgtaagttgtatggtatgtatagACGTACGTTGTATGGCTAAAGTAATTTTTGGGaatggtattgcggtttaaagttttaaacaggctcatattttagtattaaatagtataagtgtcgtcgtaatgtccgaacaATCAGAGttacgcagccggaagcgtgagcttttgtagttagggtgttacatattaGATCACATTTGTGACCCATTTTCATTGGACTAAATTCTGATAAAAAGGGTTCAAGTGTGAAAAGTTTCACCTAAGATTCTTTCACACCAACTTCACCCAAAATAGATATTTCAATGCAATTATTCTTAGCAAAAGAGGAAATCAGAGTAACAGATTTGTTGAGCACTACCAAACTTCTGATAGGTCTATCATCATTTTTTTGTAGCCAAACAATTGATGTGGTTTGAAACGTTTCAGTGCTGAGATTAAATGACACAAGTATTTGTTCTTCTTCGTGTCCATTAGTGGCATGCTCGCTACCCCACCAGTGACATACTCCATTCAAGTACGCTACAGAAGCATTATGTATATATTCCTTCTTAGTCATTTCAAGATCAAGTTTCTTCCAATAATTACTTTTTAGACTATAAATTTGCCAAATTGTTAGAACAGGCTCTTTTAAAAAAGTTTGACCATGAATATAATATACACATTGAATCACTTTATAGTCATCATTCACATCATCATAACCAAATCCATGAATACTTACTTGCCGATCAAAGCCGGGCTCATCATCAGTAATACCAGGAGGAATAATTTTATGCTGGTCGGTTTTGGGGTTCCAAAGTCCTATTTTTACATCAAGACCTTCTTCTTCATAGTGACATATGATACCATTAACACAGTCTAAAACTTTATAAAAACCATTTTCTTCAAACAGACTTGGAAAAACTAACGTAACTATATTTTCGTACCTTTCTCCAGAAAGCAAATGCACATCATTTTCATAGACGTCTCCTTCACTTCTTTCGTCATAAAAATATCTCCATAGAAGGAGAGAGGATGAGtgagtagttttagattttaaattctcGTAGTACATGCTCTTAAAATTAGAATTCTCAAATAAATTTAGCCAAGACTTATGCACGCAACTAAATCGCTTCAAAGACTTAACAGGTAATTTTGTTAGAATTTCCAATACAAGATCCTTAGGAATCTGATCGCTATAGGTTGTCATTTCTGCTGAAAATGAAGATAGAACAATAGAGGATAGATTTTTACGTTTGTGGCGTGCCTCGTAAAAtgtaatgaaaaataaattagattcgAACATACAAGTTTAGAAAAATTTTAATGATATTACATTTTTGTCGCTCTATTTGTTTCTTTCCTAATCAAGATCTTCAATATATAGCACTAAACATCAAACCAATCAAATTGATTGATTGTGAATATATATCACAaatctaaatagaataaaaggaaaGCCATCTAAATTGTGAGCACTTGAATTGCATTTGCAATTacaaacataaatatataattattactcATTAAACTtagtttattcttaaataatactAGATTCTactagtttaaaaaaataaacaacctaagttaaaaataattacttgtcattaatattttttccgtacaaaataaaaaagtaaatgaattttaaaataaatctaaaGTTATTGTTATTTGTGCTATGTTGTtgggcaaataaaataaaaaaattttggaggTTAAATCAAAATGATGTAATTCGAAAAaacagtaatattaggaagataataaaaaattagagttgaaaataattttatatcattaatatTTTGCCTGTacaaaatagtaaagtaaatgaatCTTAAAAGAGATCTCAATTTATCATTATTTGTGCTACGTTGCTTGgcaactaaaataaaaaagaattttggcGGTTAACTCAAAATGATATGATTCGAAAAAATAGTAATGT
Coding sequences within it:
- the LOC112803677 gene encoding F-box/kelch-repeat protein At3g06240-like is translated as MTTYSDQIPKDLVLEILTKLPVKSLKRFSCVHKSWLNLFENSNFKSMYYENLKSKTTHSSSLLLWRYFYDERSEGDVYENDVHLLSGERYENIVTLVFPSLFEENGFYKVLDCVNGIICHYEEEGLDVKIGLWNPKTDQHKIIPPGITDDEPGFDRQVSIHGFGYDDVNDDYKVIQCVYYIHGQTFLKEPVLTIWQIYSLKSNYWKKLDLEMTKKEYIHNASVAYLNGVCHWWGSEHATNGHEEEQILVSFNLSTETFQTTSIVWLQKNDDRPIRSLVVLNKSVTLISSFAKNNCIEISILGEVGVKES